In a genomic window of Apteryx mantelli isolate bAptMan1 chromosome 2, bAptMan1.hap1, whole genome shotgun sequence:
- the NEDD9 gene encoding enhancer of filamentation 1, with amino-acid sequence MKYKNLMARALYDNVPECAEELAFRKGDILMVIEQNTKGLEGWWLCSLHGRQGIVPGNRVKLLIGPVVQDSPSGQDMSNSGLTHQSFNQQKIYQVPSSHASARDPIYQVPPSHLNQGIYQIPTSHGLVGQDIYQVPPSMQRSIDGPPLANKVITPVRSGQGYVYEFPSKYQKDTYDIPPVRPLQGIYDIPPALAKGPAYPVPMGEAKALGVYDIPSAKGNYATPPSACRDDTGLRENLQDFSSPLGHNARPEGIYDIPPPITKATGKELSKKFSSEGLLSTDGVSHKQSVYDIPVNHQNQFLGQQIAPQKDVYDTPRGIAFPGQQTGLSESLISEGREGVYDVPPPILQETKGLQDVTDGINRLSFSSTGSTKSNMSTSSTTSKDSSFSASTVQDKRLILDPDTAIERLYGLQQMMEAAVNNLMAFVTADWRSYGYMEKHINEVRTAVDKVGQSLLEYLQFAKGSAANASCLSEVSLYNKMRREVQRLEDSHQILTQTSHDLNSYSWSLNVLAVNRLQNKCDDLDRFVMVARTVPDDAKQLTTTISINAEVLFKQAVSSSRFRNVPENILNAPEYIYNNPHMQQHGEKTQNHCNSLSPLLSKGQHPHSTTSESSEKSWMDDYDYVHLQGKEEFERQQKELLEKENIIKQSKTELEHHQINQFQRLEQEITKPVENDISKWKPPQALQTVNSTAASHDRQLLLFYSDQCETHFNSLLNATDAFFSCVSASQPPRIFVAHSKFVILSAHKLVFIGDTLTRQVTTQDIRNKVMNSSNQLCELLKSIVMATKMAALHYPNTVALQEMVDRVAELSYHAQLFKLSLVQMASL; translated from the exons AATCTTATGGCAAGAGCCCTGTACGATAATGTCCCTGAATGCGCAGAAGAGTTGGCCTTCCGCAAAGGAGACATTTTGATGGTGATAGAACAGAACACCAAAGGTCTTGAAGGATGGTGGCTCTGCTCCTTGCACGGCCGGCAAGGCATCGTTCCAGGCAACCGTGTGAAACTTCTGATAGGCCCAGTGGTACAGGACAGTCCTTCTGGTCAGGATATGTCCAATTCAGGACTGACACATCAATCCTTCAACCAACAGAAAATCTATCAAGTGCCAAGTTCACATGCCTCTGCACGCGACCCCATCTATCAGGTGCCACCTTCCCATCTGAATCAGGGAATCTACCAGATACCCACTAGTCATGGTCTAGTGGGGCAAGATATTTACCAAGTGCCACCCTCCATGCAGAGAAGCATTGATGGTCCACCTCTGGCTAACAAG GTAATAACTCCAGTCAGGTCAGGACAAGGTTATGTTTATGAGTTCCCTTCCAAATACCAGAAGGATACCTACGATATCCCCCCTGTTCGTCCTCTCCAAGGG ATATATGACATTCCCCCAGCATTGGCTAAGGGGCCTGCATATCCAGTTCCCATGGGAGAAGCAAAAGCGTTAGGAGTCTATGATATACCATCTGCCAAAGGG aacTATGCTACACCTCCATCTGCATGCCGAGATGATACAGGCCTGAGGGAAAATTTGCAGGATTTTTCGTCTCCATTGGGCCACAATGCAAGACCAGAAGGAATATATGATATTCCTCCTCCCATCACCAAAGCAACTGGGAAAGAACTTAGTAAGAAATTTTCTTCTGAGGGCCTTTTATCAACTGATGGAGTGTCACACAAACAGAGTGTGTATGACATCCCTGTGAACCATCAAAACCAATTTCTCGGACAGCAAATTGCACCTCAGAAAGATGTATATGATACCCCACGGGGAATTGCCTTTCCAGGACAACAGACAGGATTAAGTGAAAGTCTAATCTCAGAAGGAAGAGAAGGTGTATATGATGTGCCACCACCAATTCTACAAGAGACTAAAGGATTACAGGATGTGACTGATGGGATAAATAGGTTGTCTTTCTCCAGCACAGGAAGTACCAAGAGTAACATGTCCACATCTTCAACAACATCAAAGGACTCTTCTTTCTCAGCATCAACTGTACAAGACAAAAGACTAATCCTTGATCCAGATACTGCTATAGAGAGGCTTTATGGCCTTCAGCAGATGATGGAGGCAGCTGTCAATAACCTCATGGCCTTCGTTACTGCAGACTGGCGGTCTTATGGATATATGGAGAAACACATCAACGAAGTTCGTACTGCTGTGGATAAGGTAGGGCAGTCGCTGTTGGAGTACCTTCAGTTTGCGAAAGGATCAGCAGCCAATGCTTCCTGTCTGTCTGAGGTCAGCCTCTATAACAAAATGAGGAGGGAAGTGCAGAGGCTGGAGGACTCTCACCAGATCCTCACCCAAACTAGCCATGACTTGAACAGCTACAGCTGGTCTTTGAATGTCCTAGCTGTCAACAGACTGCAGAACAAGTGTGATGACCTGGATCGATTTGTTATGGTGGCAAGGACAGTCCCAGATGATGCCAAGCAACTGACCACCACCATCAGCATCAATGCAGAAGTCCTCTTCAAACAGGCGGTTAGCAGCTCACGTTTCAGGAATGTACCAGAGAACATCCTGAACGCTCCCGAATACATCTATAACAACCCTCATATGCAGCAACATGGAGAGAAAACTCAGAACCACTGTAACTCCCTTTCCCCGCTCCTGAGTAAAGGTCAGCACCCTCACAGTACCACTAGTGAGAGCTCAGAAAAGAGCTGGATGGATGACTATGATTATGTTCACCTGCAG GGGAAAGAAGAGTTTGAAAGACAACAGAAGGAgctgctggaaaaagaaaatatcatcaAGCAGAGCAAAACGGAGCTAGAGCACCATCAG ATCAATCAGTTCCAACGTCTGGAGCAAGAGATCACAAAGCCTGTAGAGAACGACATCTCAAAATGGAAGCCACCTCAAGCTCTCCAAACCGTGAACAGCACTGCTGCCTCTCATGACAGACAGCTGCTTTTATTCTATTCTGACCAATGTGAGACTCATTTCAACTCCCTCCTAAATGCCACTGATGCCTTTTTCAGTTGTGTCAGTGCTTCTCAGCCTCCGCGAATCTTTGTTGCACACAGCAAATTTGTCATTTTGAGTGCTCACAAACTTGTGTTCATTGGGGATACACTCACAAGGCAAGTGACAACTCAGGACATACGCAACAAAGTGATGAACTCCAGCAACCAGTTGTGTGAACTGCTAAAGAGTATTGTTATGGCTACCAAGATGGCTGCCTTGCATTACCCTAACACTGTAGCCCTACAGGAGATGGTGGACCGAGTAGCAGAGCTGTCTTATCATGCACAGTTGTTTAAACTCTCATTAGTCCAAATGGCATCATTATGA